Proteins encoded by one window of Arachis ipaensis cultivar K30076 chromosome B04, Araip1.1, whole genome shotgun sequence:
- the LOC107638197 gene encoding heavy metal-associated isoprenylated plant protein 21-like isoform X1 — protein sequence MGALDYIFYFCTVPTTKRKLKSMQTVEIKVKMDCDGCERKVRNAVATMRGVKSVNINRKESKVSVNGYVDANKVLKRVKETGKKRAEFWPYVPQHVVTYPHASGVYDKRAPPNCVRTSQTFPTSSQDTPDQLLNFFNEDNVNSCSIM from the exons ATGGGAGCACTCGATTACATCTTCTACTTTTGCACCGTTCCAACCACAaaaagaaaactcaaatcaatGCAG ACAGTTGAGATTAAAGTCAAAATGGATTGTGATGGATGTGAACGAAAGGTTAGAAATGCAGTCGCTACAATGAGAG GAGTGAAATCAGTGAATATAAACAGAAAAGAAAGCAAAGTAAGCGTGAATGGTTATGTGGATGCAAACAAGGTGTTGAAGAGGGTAAAAGAAACGGGTAAAAAAAGAGCAGAATTTTGGCCATATGTTCCACAACATGTAGTCACATATCCGCATGCTTCGGGTGTGTATGATAAAAGGGCACCTCCCAATTGTGTCCGAACCTCTCAAACTTTTCCTACTTCTTCACAAGACACTCCAGATCAACTCTTGAACTTCTTCAATGAAGACAACGTTAATTCATGCTCCATCATGTAA
- the LOC107638197 gene encoding heavy metal-associated isoprenylated plant protein 21-like isoform X2, with protein sequence MDCDGCERKVRNAVATMRGVKSVNINRKESKVSVNGYVDANKVLKRVKETGKKRAEFWPYVPQHVVTYPHASGVYDKRAPPNCVRTSQTFPTSSQDTPDQLLNFFNEDNVNSCSIM encoded by the exons ATGGATTGTGATGGATGTGAACGAAAGGTTAGAAATGCAGTCGCTACAATGAGAG GAGTGAAATCAGTGAATATAAACAGAAAAGAAAGCAAAGTAAGCGTGAATGGTTATGTGGATGCAAACAAGGTGTTGAAGAGGGTAAAAGAAACGGGTAAAAAAAGAGCAGAATTTTGGCCATATGTTCCACAACATGTAGTCACATATCCGCATGCTTCGGGTGTGTATGATAAAAGGGCACCTCCCAATTGTGTCCGAACCTCTCAAACTTTTCCTACTTCTTCACAAGACACTCCAGATCAACTCTTGAACTTCTTCAATGAAGACAACGTTAATTCATGCTCCATCATGTAA